In a single window of the Leptospira sanjuanensis genome:
- a CDS encoding sensor histidine kinase has protein sequence MIVKKFQRIYAQEPFILRVRALYLLLFNIVVLTFASLSLTFFFYEKEETYRPSFILFIIASILAILLLWLGQYKKALIITLFSVSIGVGGALLFANRVGNIIPSLSILVLLFLLFTNIRTTLFVSLYSFIIMLLFFYKLSQRNMFNSVFFVDSVIGFTIFIILAFLTVNLLNSYIKEKDELIKEIHHRVRNNLQVLSGLADLHRNDKSDLQKILFEFQNRILTMSEVHNFLYKADNYHSIEFSSVIEKIIENLKNKHKNLRVTIRNESEKIDLPIETAIPCAMILNELLNNSLTHAFKEFSDPKIEIRFSKRGKNYKLVIKDNGVGMATPVDLKKSNTTGFTLMHILSQQIRANFELNNDNGLVATLEF, from the coding sequence ATGATCGTAAAAAAATTCCAACGTATTTACGCACAAGAACCGTTTATCTTAAGGGTAAGGGCTTTATATTTACTTCTGTTTAACATAGTGGTTCTTACGTTCGCGAGTCTTTCGCTTACTTTCTTTTTCTACGAGAAGGAAGAAACGTATCGTCCCAGTTTTATACTCTTTATCATCGCTTCGATCCTTGCGATTCTCCTGCTCTGGTTGGGGCAATACAAGAAGGCGTTGATCATCACTTTATTTTCCGTTTCCATCGGGGTTGGAGGCGCCTTACTTTTTGCGAATCGGGTCGGAAATATAATTCCGAGTCTTTCCATTCTTGTGCTGCTGTTTTTATTGTTCACGAATATTCGGACCACGCTCTTTGTCTCGTTATATTCGTTTATTATAATGCTCTTGTTTTTTTACAAACTCAGCCAGAGAAATATGTTCAACAGCGTATTCTTTGTGGATTCGGTGATCGGTTTTACCATTTTTATAATCCTCGCTTTTTTGACGGTCAATCTTCTGAATTCTTATATTAAGGAGAAGGACGAATTGATTAAGGAAATTCATCATAGGGTGAGAAATAATCTTCAAGTCCTAAGCGGCTTGGCCGACCTCCATCGCAACGACAAATCGGATTTGCAGAAAATCCTGTTCGAGTTTCAGAATCGAATTCTTACGATGTCCGAAGTGCATAATTTTCTGTATAAAGCGGATAATTATCACAGCATCGAATTTTCGAGCGTGATCGAAAAGATTATCGAGAATCTGAAGAACAAACACAAAAACTTGCGGGTAACCATTCGTAACGAATCGGAAAAAATCGATCTACCGATCGAAACCGCGATTCCTTGCGCGATGATCTTGAACGAACTATTAAACAATTCTCTAACGCACGCTTTTAAAGAATTTTCGGATCCGAAGATCGAGATCCGTTTTTCGAAACGCGGAAAAAATTATAAATTAGTCATAAAGGATAACGGAGTGGGGATGGCTACTCCGGTGGATTTAAAAAAATCGAATACGACCGGATTCACTCTGATGCATATTCTCTCCCAACAGATTCGCGCGAACTTCGAATTGAACAATGATAACGGTTTGGTTGCGACGCTTGAGTTTTGA